The Cynocephalus volans isolate mCynVol1 chromosome 16, mCynVol1.pri, whole genome shotgun sequence DNA segment GCGCGCTCCTTCCGGGTCGCGGGGTGCACGGGGTCCGGGGGCGCCCGGCCCTCGGCCGCCACCCGCTTGGGGCTGGGCCTTGGGAGGGGTCGGGGCTACCGTGTTCACCTAACAGGTGGCCCTCGGTCACCCGGCCGGTCTCCTGGCCGCGTGTCATGTGACAGCTGCCTGGTTCTGCAGTGAGGTCACCGCGGAATGTCTGCCTTCGCTGCCATGGCAACGGGCTGACGTCACAAGCCGGGCGTGGAACTTTCCCGGCCCCGGCAGGCCCAGATCAGGGAATCGGAAGACCCTGCAAGAGGGAGTCCAGAGAGGGGGGTCCTGTTTTCCTGGCCCCTTCTTCCGCCTTCTAGACGGGGTTTGATTTACGTGGGACTCTAGAACCGTCCAACGATAAGCCCCCTGGGGACCTGAGCCGTCACCTAGAAAAGCCTCCCTACCTTCTCACCGCCAggaaatgcatttattatttagGACTTACTAGTTCCTCTTACCAAATTGACTTTCCCATTTGCTATTAGTCAAACTCCTGGTAAGAAAGCTCAGCAGCGGAAGAGAACCAGTGTTAACCATTCTGAGAGGTGCTGAAACACCAGCCAAAAGAAAGGATAGGTCAGCGCGCCTGTACAGGCTTGGTAAGGCTCAGGTTGGATTTCCATGAAACTCTGAGGACCCAGTTACCAAAGTCCTGAGCTCAGTGGCCCAGTCCAGGGACCGCATGTTGAAAACCAGGAACTAACCCTTCCTCTCATTTTACACAGGAGGAAAACGGTGGCCCAGGGCAGAGAGGACAGAGTCCGTGTCCTGTTCGTGTCTCTATCCCCCGTCCTCCTCTAGGATAGGACCTGCTGCTTAACCTGCCAAGGACTGCCACAGAAGTGGGGGTCCTCATGGAGCTAGAAGGGGTCCCTAAGGCAGGTCCTAGCCTCATGCAGGCAGATCCCCATTCCATCATTCATTCACCagattaagcacctactgtgtgacaGGTGCTGTACAACCTTCATTCATAATAGTGACAGTAATAATAATGGCAAATTTGTTGAATGTCGTATTAGTATTAGAAAGGAGGTAAATGGGAGTGGCTCTGCAAAGTGTTCTGTCAGCCACTGCTTTACAGTCTTGTGCAGTGTTGTGAGCGGGAATAACTAAAATGGAGTCCCCCAGTCTCAGCCAAACGCCCCAGCAATTGCAAAGTTCAGGGGATACCCTTTCCACCCCCTCAGCTATGCAAGCAGTGTGCGGGCCTTGGTAGCCTCCGGAACCCTCCTTGCTTGGGCACTTTTGCACATTCCGTTGTCACCACTTTCCAAGTGGAAACTGAGGTTGTGAATTCCTGGTGGTAGCCACAGTGGCAAGTGCTGATGGCCACCATAGAAAACACGTCCCTTGCCCTCTAAGCAAATCTGACTCTGACTTGGCCAGGGACTTCGGGGGTGCTCCACAGGGAGGATCATCTGAGCACCTAGTGCCAGGAAGATATGGATCTCCCCACCCTTCGGGAACCCTGTAACAGAATTAGGGCACCAGCCATGTCCTCATAAGGCAGAAATGGAGCCTGTGTGAGCCACGTTTTCCAGGTCTCAGGGTTTTGCAGTTGATGTGGGCCTGAGAGGCACAGTGAGTGGAAGCCAGAGCGGGGCTGGATGTCAGGAGACAGGAGGTCTCCTCCCGGCTCCTGATGAGCAGCCACGTGAGCATGAGCGCAGCCCTTCACCTGTCCTGTCAGGCCAGAGTTGAAGCTCTGTGGAGCGGGGATATTGCCGTCCTTCCTTCTCATGGGGCTGCCATCACGGGCAAACGAGATTGTGTAGGAGACGTGTAGACTGCTGTTTGAACTGGGCTGTTGTTGTGAGATGAAATAAAGGGGCCCTTTTACCATTCAGATCAAGCGTTCTGTAATTCCCATGGTTCTGTCGGGGCCACTTGCTCCCCGGGTGTTCACTCCTGCAAGAGAGCTTCAGAAATGTGGCTAGTGAAGTGTGGTAGGAAGGGCCCCTCTGGGGGGCTCGGAGGGGGCTGCCTTGCATTTGACGATTTCATTCTCCTCTCATTCAGCACGTATTTATGCAGCATCGTATGGTACCAGGTACCATAGCAGGTGCTGGGGAAACAGACCTGAAGGAGACGTGATTCTTCCCTGAAGGAGCAGCCTGGACATCTAACAAAGAACAATCGAGTGTTAGAATAGTAGCACTTACCGTCACGGTGTCAGGCTCCATCCACCGAATAGCTCTTTTAACACTCATGACAACCCCAGGGAGTGGGCACtgttgtcatccccattttacagagagggaaactgaggcacagaaaggttaagtgacttgctaaTGGTTGCCTGGTTGGTAAGTGGCTGGGCTGGATTCAGACCGAGGCAGTCTGGCTCTGGAGCCCATTTTTAACAACTTGACTGTAGCATCACCACAGTAGAGGGAGCAAAATGCCAGATGGAGTGGAGGGGAGATGAGGAAATATTGCAGAGGGTGGTAAAAGATGAGAGGGTGCTGTCTGCAGAGAAGGTGGTGAAGggcgttccaggcagaggggacagcatggGTGTGAAACCACCAGTCTATTTGGGGAAGCTGCTGGTAATTAGATATGGCTGGAGTTGGAGGAGAGGTCACAAGGTGAGGCCCGGGGAAACCAGGAGGGGCCAGAGCACGGAGGGGTTGCTTGCTTTGCCAAGAGGCTTAGATTCCTCCCCATCTTCTCTCCCTGCTGCCAGTGTGTCAGTTTATCATTCCCTACCACTGGTTCTCATTCAGGTCTGTGGCTCAGGACATCCCCAAGCTGCAGAAACTGGGCATCACCCATGTACTGAATGCCGCCGAGGGCAGGTCCTTCATGCACGTCAACACGAATGCCAACTTCTACAAGGACTCCGGCATCACCTACCTGGGCATCAAGGCCAATGACACGCAGGAGTTCAACCTCAGCGCATACTTTGAAAGGGCTGCAGACTTCATTGACCAGGCCTTGGCTCAAAAGAACGGTAAGGGACCTGCACCCAGGAAGAAATGGGAGGCAGCTTTGACTAGACTGTCCTTCTAGGAAACAGGCCCACAGCAGGTCCCTTGGAAACCCTCTTGTTTCTCATCTGCTGTGGTGAATGTCTGAGAGCTTTAGGTCTCTCTCTGCTTGCTTGTCACACGTCCCCACATTACACAAGATCTGTAACTCCTTTACACAATCACGTCCCCGGGGTCCTGGCGTTTGATTTGACTTTGGCTGAGGGTTGGTTCCCAGCTGCTTATCTCCCCACCTCTTCCTCCAGATTCGAACAGCTTTAGTAATGAGGAAGATTTGTTATTGCCCGTGATAAGAAGTCTTGGGGTGAAGAAGCACCAGGCCTGGTTGACTCAGCAGCTCAGTGGGCCAAGTTCTGTCCCCCACTTTCTTCTGCCACCCTCAGTGTTGGGTACTCTTCTCGTGGTCCCAAGATGGGATCCGATCACCGCATCCCGACAGAACACAGTGCAGCAGATGAGGCAGCCACCTCTTCTTCacgtttctctttttttttacgAGCAAGTAAGATGTTCCCCAGAAATCTCCCAGTGAAGTTCCTCTCACATCTCACTGGCTGGGTGTTCACATGAATACCCGGCGGGGGGACTGGGGTGGCCATGATTGGCGTAGGCTGGGGGTCAGTGAATTACAGCCCCCAGGCCAAATCTTCCAGACACTTTTTAAATGCTTCCTGCACGCCCCAGACATAAGGTATGAGTGAAGGGGAGCTGCGAGGTGCGGCGGTCAGACAAGGCTTTCCCGCAGGAAACCCTAGAAGGCCTCAGGGCAGACCTCCGCTGAGCAGGCTGGGCCACTTGCCCTCTCTGCTATTAGCTGCTTTTCTCTTAGCTCCTCCCTTTACCGCTtcgtccctccccaccctccacagCCTTCCCAGGAGTGGTGACCCCAGGAGATGTGATCACCCTTGTCTCTGCTACACGGATGCTCCTTGGGCCCAGCAACCTCTCCACCGGAATGGTTTTCAGGAAACAGAGTTTACTAGACCACTGGATGTCACACGTTCAGGGCTCAGGAAAGAAGTTTTATTGACTAGGGAACCTGCTGACTTTATTATCGGGCCCTTCATGATCCTTCACAGTCACTGTCAACCCCCACCCCGTCTACGCCCATGTATTCCAGCTGTATTGAGCTCCTCACCCTGTATAGATGAAAAAAGAGGGGGCCAGTTAAAGGGATGGATTTTGCTCTTCTCATATACTATTGATGTGTCATCCCTTCAGGGAACTTGGAGTTCCCTGACTTTGTTTCCTGTTTGCAAACAATTAGGAATATCCCCTGGCATTTTGTGACCTCCAGGTGGTCTGGGTTTTCAGTTTGGaaacttctctctgcctctccctacCCTGTCCTCTGGCAACCTCTACCTTGAGCTTTAGCACTGGGCATACTGTCCTCTCTTCCATGAAGCCTGGCCTTGGGCTGGGTCTACCGTGTCCCTTGTCTGTCTGCCCAGCGCCTGACATAGAATCAGGCATATAGTAGGTACCTTGCAAGTGATTACTGAAAACATCACCAATGAATTCCAGGGTCTCTGATGCCAGGTATACATGCTTCTAAGATTGGCCAAGTGAGTCAGCAGAAACGCACTGACCTCCAACACTGCAGGGCCGAGGGGACCCAGGGGCCCATCACTAAAAGAGCTGAGTGGGATGGCTGGGGGTGCGCAGAGGAGGGAGGCGGTCACTTCTAGCTGGGAAGATCAAGGGAGGCTTTGTGGAGGAGTTGGCAACTGAGCTGGGCCTGGGAGGATGGGAGGTTAAGCCTTCTCCTTCCTCATTTGGCTGTGTGTGTCCTGGGTGTGCTGAGTATGTTCCAGCTGGTGAGGTGGCTGTTCTGCAGAGGGTGTCATTCCCAGG contains these protein-coding regions:
- the DUSP3 gene encoding dual specificity protein phosphatase 3 isoform X3, with the translated sequence MSGPLELSVQDLNDLLSDGSGCYSLPSQPCNEVTPRIYVGNASVAQDIPKLQKLGITHVLNAAEGRSFMHVNTNANFYKDSGITYLGIKANDTQEFNLSAYFERAADFIDQALAQKNDSNSFSNEEDLLLPVIRSLGVKKHQAWLTQQLSGPSSVPHFLLPPSVLGTLLVVPRWDPITASRQNTVQQMRQPPLLHVSLFFYEQPSQEW
- the DUSP3 gene encoding dual specificity protein phosphatase 3 isoform X1 — encoded protein: MSGPLELSVQDLNDLLSDGSGCYSLPSQPCNEVTPRIYVGNASVAQDIPKLQKLGITHVLNAAEGRSFMHVNTNANFYKDSGITYLGIKANDTQEFNLSAYFERAADFIDQALAQKNDSNSFSNEEDLLLPVIRSLGVKKHQAWLTQQLSGPSSVPHFLLPPSVLGTLLVVPRWDPITASRQNTVQQMRQPPLLHVSLFFYEQAGCSSTAVKVTAAPQLSSSHTS
- the DUSP3 gene encoding dual specificity protein phosphatase 3 isoform X2, whose product is MSGPLELSVQDLNDLLSDGSGCYSLPSQPCNEVTPRIYVGNASVAQDIPKLQKLGITHVLNAAEGRSFMHVNTNANFYKDSGITYLGIKANDTQEFNLSAYFERAADFIDQALAQKNDSNSFSNEEDLLLPVIRSLGVKKHQAWLTQQLSGPSSVPHFLLPPSVLGTLLVVPRWDPITASRQNTVQQMRQPPLLHVSLFFYEQIGQGPHISSKASPLLEVSSS